The following is a genomic window from Chryseobacterium ginsenosidimutans.
AAAAAAAGACCTATCACAAATTACACCTGAAAATGCCATAGAATATATTGAAAATCTTGAATGGTATCTGTATGGAGGTTCCTTTTTTGAAAGTACAGGAATGTTTGGGCAAGGGAAAGCTAATGTAGATTTATAGCGTTTTTATATTATATTAAAGCTTCTATTTAAATTTGACAAATCTCACTTTCTCACTTGGTAATTAATCAGTAAATTTGTAATAATTAAGTAAGATAATAATAAACAAATTCATAAAATAACATGAGTCAATTTGATGTTACCGTAATCGGTTCTGGTCCTGGTGGTTATGTTGCTGCAATTCGTGCTGCACAATTAGGTTTCACAACAGCAATTATTGAAAAATATCCAACTTTAGGAGGAACTTGCCTTAATGTGGGATGTATTCCTTCAAAAGCGCTTTTAGACAGTTCTGAGCATTTTGAGAACGCAAAACACAATTTTGCAGGCCACGGAATCATTATCAATGAGCCTCAAGCTGATATCGCAAGAATGATCGAGCGTAAAAACGAGGTGGTAAAACAAAATACAGACGGAATCAATTACCTGATGAACAAAAACAAAATAACTGTTTTTGAAGGCGTTGGAAGCTTCGAATCTGCAACTCAGATCAAAGTGACTAAAAACGACGGTTCTACAGAAATAATCGATTCTAAATATACAATCATTGCAACAGGTTCTAAGCCATCTTCTTTACCTTTCATCACTTTGGATAAAGAAAGAGTGATTACATCTACGGAAGCTTTAAACCTTAAAGAAATTCCTAAGCATTTAGTTGTAATCGGAGGTGGAGTTATCGGTCTTGAATTAGGTTCTGTTTACTTAAGATTAGGCGCTCAGGTAACTGTTGTTGAGTTTATGGATAAGATCATTCCTACAATGGACGGAGCTTTAAGTAAAGAATTAACAAAAGTTTTAAAGAAACAAGGTATGAAATTCATGCTTTCTACGGCTGTTTCTGCTGTTGAAAGAAATGGAGATACTGTAAAGGTAACTGCTAAAGATAAAAAAGGAGAAGAAGTAACTGTTGAAGGAGATTATTGTTTGGTTTCTGTAGGTAGAAAACCTTACACAGACGGTCTTGGACTTGAAAAAGCTGGTGTTGAGCTGGACGAAAGAGGAAGAGTAAAAACTAACGATCACTTACAGACAAATGTTGCAAACATCTACGCGATCGGAGATGTTATAAAAGGAGCAATGTTGGCTCACAAGGCGGAAGAAGAGGGAGTTTTAGTTGCAGAAATTTTAGCGGGTCAAAAACCACACATCAATTACAATTTGATTCCGGGAGTTGTTTACACTTGGCCTGAAGTTGCAGGTGTTGGTAAAACTGAAGAGCAGCTGAAAGAAGAAGGAGTAGCTTATAAAGTTGGATCTTTCCCAATGAGAGCACTAGGAAGAAGCCGCGCAAGTGGTGATGTTGATGGTTTGGTAAAAATTATTGCTGATGAAAAAACTGACGAAGTTTTAGGAATGCACATTATCGGAGCAAGAGCTGCTGATTTAATTGCTGAAGGTGTAATTGCAATGGAATTCCGTGCAAGTGCAGAAGATATCGCAAGAAGTTCTCACGCTCACCCGACTTATGCAGAAGCGATTAAAGAAGCTGCATTAGATGCTACGGGAAAAAGACCTATTCATATGTAATGGTTGATTAATCTTTTAATCATTTAAATATAAAGAGAAGCAAAGTGCTTCTCTTTTTGTTTTAATATAATCTATCAGTTTGTTATTTGAGGATAAATTTATACTGCTGTTGACAGGTTTTTTTAAGAATGATAAACTTTGTTGAGTAAAAATACCTTTACGAACTTAAAAACAAAATATATTTAAATAAAACCTTTGCGTTAAGCCTTTTACAAATCAGCTTTCTCACTTCATTGTCTTTAGCGTAAAATTTCCGTACCTTTGTGAGCTAATTTTATCATACATGCTACTCGGAAAAACTCAAACTTTAAAAATTTCAGAAAAAAATAATTCAGGATGGATCTTAACGGATGAATCCGGTGAAAAGGCATTTTTGCCAAAGATTTTCACTCAGGATGAAAAAGAAGTTGGTGATGATATTGAAGTTTTCGTGTATCAGGACGATGGGAAATTAAAAGCAACTACTGAAATTCCTTTAGCGGAAGTAGGAGAGTTTGCCGTGATGAGTGCTGTTCAGAGTCTTCCAAGCGGGGCTTTTATGGATTGGGGAATTATTAAAGATTTGTTCATTCCCTACAAACAACAGAAATCTAAAATTGTTGAGGGCAAAAGATATTTGGTTAATCTGTATGTAGATGAAGATCTTGATTTGATTACCGGAACCACAAAATTCAAAAGAAATCCTCAGTATCAGGATTTACCTTTCCAAAAAGGAGACAAGGTTGATCTGATTATGATGAATGAAAGTGAATTGGGCTGGAATGTTGTCATCAATAAAAAATATATCGGATTGATTTACACTTCAGATGTTTTTAAAAAATTATATCCTTTATCTGAAGAAAGGGGTTACATCAAAGATATTCGCGAGGATGGTAAAATAGACGTATCATTACAACCGGAAGGTTTTGAGAATATTGACGAATTTAAACAGAAAATTCTTGATAAACTTGAAGAAAATTATGGTTTGCTTCATCTATCAGACAAATCTTCCCCGGAAGAGATCAAAGATGAAATCCAGATGAGTAAAAAGAATTTTAAGAAAGCAATCGGTGGATTGTATAAGGATAAAATCATCGATATTTTAGACGATAAAATTAAATTATTATAAAAATAAAAAACGAGCAGAAATTTCTGCTCGTTTTTCGTATGTTATATCTCCTGTTCTTAGATATATTAACCATTTTTATTTTTGAATTGGATATTTTTTGCCATCAATACCTAATAAATAATTTTTTGGTAAATTATTTTCCATTTTTCCATTTTCATAATTATAAACAGTTTCATCAATCATTAAAATCCAATTATCATATTTTTTTGAATAATTATACTCTTGTGTATATTCCGTATCTTTTGCATCATCATAGAGAGATACAACCATTTCCACAATTACTGATTACAGGATAATAAACATATGGCAAATCAAAATGATAAACTTTGTTTAAATTGCTTAACTTCAAGCTTAGTTTACAGGTAGGTTCAACAATATTTTTTATTTCGCCTATTTTAAAACATTTATAATTAAGTGTATCTTTAGCTTTATCATTATTCAAATCTGCAATTATCTGTTGAGAATATGAGTAACAATAAGCTAATAGTAACATTCCAAATATTTTTTTAGTCATCATATTTTTGTATTACTTTTTACTTTACTATCTCCCAAACCTGCTTAGGAATTTTCTTAAATCCTTATTTTGAGACTTCATAAGCTCTACATACTTATTATAGTTTTCTTTAGCCAGTTCTTCGTTTCCAATTACCCAATAACAATGTCCAAGATTAAGATAAGTAACAACTCTCGTAGGAAATTTATCTATT
Proteins encoded in this region:
- a CDS encoding CvfB family protein; this encodes MLLGKTQTLKISEKNNSGWILTDESGEKAFLPKIFTQDEKEVGDDIEVFVYQDDGKLKATTEIPLAEVGEFAVMSAVQSLPSGAFMDWGIIKDLFIPYKQQKSKIVEGKRYLVNLYVDEDLDLITGTTKFKRNPQYQDLPFQKGDKVDLIMMNESELGWNVVINKKYIGLIYTSDVFKKLYPLSEERGYIKDIREDGKIDVSLQPEGFENIDEFKQKILDKLEENYGLLHLSDKSSPEEIKDEIQMSKKNFKKAIGGLYKDKIIDILDDKIKLL
- a CDS encoding tetratricopeptide repeat protein, with amino-acid sequence MFLLIKEKPITTTTLDKYNNLAFYIAQIKHGSFKAIYLYNEIIDKFPTRVVTYLNLGHCYWVIGNEELAKENYNKYVELMKSQNKDLRKFLSRFGR
- the lpdA gene encoding dihydrolipoyl dehydrogenase, which encodes MSQFDVTVIGSGPGGYVAAIRAAQLGFTTAIIEKYPTLGGTCLNVGCIPSKALLDSSEHFENAKHNFAGHGIIINEPQADIARMIERKNEVVKQNTDGINYLMNKNKITVFEGVGSFESATQIKVTKNDGSTEIIDSKYTIIATGSKPSSLPFITLDKERVITSTEALNLKEIPKHLVVIGGGVIGLELGSVYLRLGAQVTVVEFMDKIIPTMDGALSKELTKVLKKQGMKFMLSTAVSAVERNGDTVKVTAKDKKGEEVTVEGDYCLVSVGRKPYTDGLGLEKAGVELDERGRVKTNDHLQTNVANIYAIGDVIKGAMLAHKAEEEGVLVAEILAGQKPHINYNLIPGVVYTWPEVAGVGKTEEQLKEEGVAYKVGSFPMRALGRSRASGDVDGLVKIIADEKTDEVLGMHIIGARAADLIAEGVIAMEFRASAEDIARSSHAHPTYAEAIKEAALDATGKRPIHM